DNA sequence from the Malus sylvestris chromosome 10, drMalSylv7.2, whole genome shotgun sequence genome:
AATTAATTACATAATTAACCAAGTTAGAGCTTTCTTATTTTTAAACAGTAAACATTATGAAGTATGGAGACCTCTGGATGACTGCAGAACATTCTTTTATCTGAAAGACACACCAAGACCATATTCATATTGGCTGCCAAAAAGTATAGGCGAGCACAAGATTATATCTAATCTTTGTCCAACAATTATTCAAATACTAAGCTGAACCACAAAGTAGTTAATAACTACATTCAAACATCGAACCGAACATACACCAAAGTGAACAGCACAGCAATCCAAACACTGTTCCATTTGGTTTCCAGTAAACAGTATCAAATTCTCGAATACGAATTCACAGTTTAAATTTTCCACTTTTATTGTCAGTTTTCTCAGCAGCCAAACAGAACCCAGATCCAAAAACAATACTACATAACCAAAACAGCAAAGCAAATCATGAAAAACCAATAACAGAAGAATCCCCGAAAACTAAGAGAAACGAACCTGAGGAATTAAGCTGCAAATGGTTGAGATCTTGAGGGATAGAAGAGGCAGCCTCTTGATTACTATCCCTACTCTCAAACCCCTCCATTTCCTACACTCTTCTTCTATATGCCCAGTATATagatatgtgtgtatatatatatataataggtaTAGATATTCAAATGTAATCGAAGAACGCGAAAACTGAACAGAACCCAGTAaactaaaaccctaaaaattaatCAGGAACTGAATCTCCGACGCAAAATTTGAATCTAAAAACAAAGGAGCAAAAACCCTTTTAAGCTGAAATCTGTGTGAGCTTTTTCTGCTAAGATGGTGATTGAAAAACTGGTGAGAAGATCTTTACAGTGGTTGGGGTACAGAAATCCACCATGGTTTCGGCAAAGCTGCGGTCTTTGGGTTGGATTTGCGAGACGAGAAAGAACCCTAGAGAGGCAGGCAGTTTGAgcctcctttttttatttttaatagggATTTTTTGGTTTATTAAAACTGGAATTGGATCGACAGACttgataaaattaaaaaagggcgGTGAGGTGACAATATTCttatatagatttttttttttctgaaaaagcttacaaaatataataaaattgaaaattaaagggAGGTTGTGGAAGTTGGTAGTGGAAATGCTTATCAAAAGGAGACCCACAGCGGAATTAAAGTAGTGTTTTGGTATGGTGAGTGAATATTGATTGGATAAAATAAAGATAGTAATTGGTTTGGAATAAAAAAGGAAGATGGAATGAAGGCTCTTAGATTGCGTTAATGAAGTTGTTCTCGGTCCTTTATGTGTACTTTTTGCGATGTGATAatgattatttattttaattattatgattCGTATAAAAAATGTAACATTGTAATTCTAAgttgaaaaaattaaatatatgttGTCTCGAATAAGCGTTTAATGAACCATCATACAGTCAATTAGACCAAAAACACAAATTGATAGAATTTCAACACTTTAGAGTACAATATGAGAAAATGATAATTTGGTGGCATATTTTAAAAGTCACCCTAGGGTATAAAATAACACAATAAATTAATAATGCTTATGAGTCTAAAAATGATCTATGAAGTGCTTTTTCATAAAGAACTTGGGTGGTTAACAAAAGTTTTGATGTTTTATAATAAAAGTGCTTCTAACAAAAGCACTTGTAAATATAACTACTTCAAATTGAAGCAGTGCAACATGCCTTGTCATTTGGAGGTGTTTTATGGCAAATTGCTCTAAAGAGTAAACCTATCacatagaagtaagattagagACAAATCAATCAATCATTTAATAATGTGTTCACTCATCTAGAAGGGATATTAGAATGCTTTGATTCATAAATTCACCGTTAAcacatacaaaattaaaaagcaTGTTCGTGTCATATTACAGTTTTCGAGGGGTAATTGATCACATAGTCAATCTGTTCTTTACTCTATTCATGACTCATTTCATGATTTCTGTCATTCTATGTATAAACATGTCAAATGTAGTGATTTGATTAAACTTGCTTATTGCCAAGAATAGTTAACTTATTTGAAATTGCTTATGGAGGACTAAAAATATGGATAACCAGTATCATTTCCGACTATATTTAACAAAAAAGCTCGAAAGTGCTTTGTAGGAAAGcactttaatttttaataaaaatttcaacacGTTGAtaataaaaacacttttataTAATTAACTTCTACATAAGTAGTTTCAAATCAGCCCTGGATACTTGGAAAGATTGTGATACAAAGCAATGGACAAGAGGTTTTTTTCACATGGAACCCATCTAATTGTTGGAGGTTTGATTTTCTGATATATGGgctctaaaattaaaatatatgaggattttctcaatttttttaaaaataaagatatataaaaaaataaaaaataaataaaacaatttcCCTCTGAATACACACAACACAGCGACACACAATTCCCCGCAAACAGATAAattgaactctctctctctctctggttttGTGGTTGCTTCGAAGCTCCAATGGCTCGAATAGGACTATGCAGTCAGCTGCTTCCGTCTCTGCTCGTTCCTCTGAAGCAGAGGAACCATCAACAGCTGATGGGCGTCATAGCCACCGGTTTCGGCAGAAGGCGGCGCTTCTCTGCTGGGTCCTCATCAAAAATTAGCATGAGCCTCAAAGCCGGCATCGTTGGCCTCCCCAATGTCGGCAAGTCCACTCTCTTCAACGCCGTCGTATGCCCCAcccaaccctctctctctctctctctctctctctctctctctctctctatatatatatatatatatatatatatattttttttttttttttttttttttttgtgtttggttacTGAGATAATGCAAGCAAGGATAACCCATCTTTCCATTTGAGTTTCTTATTTTTATCAATTTATCTGTTTGTTTGTGCACATGTAGATTGTATTTTAATTTCACTCAGAAGAAAagatcatattttttatttgtgactGCGTAGTTTGCATCAGTAGTTACTTTCCCATTTCTTTTTTTCAGCCACATAAGAGAAAGGAGTGTTAATTTTTCGTATAAATGTATTGGCCGGATTGTCGGATGGCTGTTATATTGTGAATCTGGATTTTTGTCTGCTGTGTATTATCATAAGCAATACACAGTGTTGAAATGAAAAGGGTTTTTTGTGTGTAGGTTGAGAATGGAAAGGCTCAAGCTgccaactttcctttttgtacTATAGAGCCGAATGTAGGAATTGTCGCAGTTCCAGATCCCCGTCTCAGTGTGCTTTCAGATCTCAGCAAATCTCAGAGGGCAGTTCCAGCATCTATAGAACTTGTAGATATTGCTGGCCTTGTCAAGGGTGCCAGTCAAGGGGAGGTGACATTGCATAGCTATTGCTTATTCTCTTTCCATTATCATGTTCTGATTTTAAGTTATGTTGCCAATATGTTAGAATGCATCAGCTGAATTTTGCTATTTTCATTACTTGCAGGGGTTAGGGAAtaaatttttatcaaatattCGCGAGGTGGACTCCATACTTCAGGTTTCAATCCCTTACTATTTGGTCATGTTCGTCTGTGATTACCATCTTTCTATCATTACTCAAAATCCCATGTTTCTTAATGTGTTTATTTGTTGTGTTGCTCAATATTTGTGCTTGTGTGTATATGCGTGTGTGTCTGTgacacacagagagagagagagagagagagaggttagtTGCTCTTTGAGAAGAGACCATTTTGTACTTATTTGTTAAAACTCATGGCAAACAACAGTAAAGTTTACCTGAAACATTTTATGCTCTTGGATTATTATTTTATGATATTTGTATGTAAAGGGTAGCATGCAAACCAACGACTTCTAGGCATCATGGTGCTCTCCTTAATAACAAAACAAGTTTAAAGCACAAGAGTCTAGGTTCCATACAATGACGGACGTGAGAGAGTACCATCCATAAAATGGGTTGGGGATGGGGAATAACATGTTGGTGCATATCAGTATGATCTAAAATCTTCTTTGCCTAGGGTGAGAAAGAAAACTAAGTTGGGACCCGAACCTGGCTGCATAATCACAAGCAATAATCTAATCTTTCAagcatttatattttttattttatatttggaATTTGCTTGTCTTCTGTTTTTCATTctgtcacttttttttttatctgctTGACTGATCTGGCTCCTCTATCTATGGTactgcaaaaaaataaaaaaataaaaaaatcattttaataaaGCCCTGTacttttgattaaaaaattagaagaaagGAAACATTGTACTGAGCTCAAGTAAAGGTGATATTGTTTAGAGGTTTTGAAGCCTTCCCCAATTTGAATTGCAAAAACACTTTATGAgtttgttttaataaaattgtttttttttcatgtcgATACTTTGGGGACCAGCTTCTTCTTTGTGCTTTGTTTTGTATAATCATTACATGCATTGTCATTGTTTTTGAGCATTCTCCTTTGCCAGTCTGATGGATGGATATTGATCTTATAgaacaaaatttgatttgaatttaagataacatttttttttctgtaaagAACGACCATTAAAATGTAAAATCTTTCACAATCCTGACTTTAGTTTAGAGAAGAACCAATTTATGGAAATCATTCATATCTTTTTatcagccgaccccacttagtgggaaaaggctttgttgttgttgtattcatATCTTTTTATCAACTGTGCAGTAGTGCTTTTCATCAGTAATTCTAAGCTCCACAATATTATTGACATGTTGATTGTTGTTTCAGGTCGTTCGCTGTTTTGAAGATAACGATGTTGTTCATGTGAGTGGCAAAGTTGATCCTAAGGCAGATATTGATGTTATCAACTTGGAGCTTATTTTCTCAGATCTAGACCAGGTTTGCTAATTAAAATTCCTCTATAAGCTTACCATTATTCTCAAACCTTCTGATGTGGTAGATCCTGATTCCTTGTCTGTCCCTTTCTGGTCTTTGCTTGTAAAATAAACCAGTTGGTCTAAAACCAATTTGATTTGAAATTGGGCATAAATGATGAGCGCCAGGActtaaaatcaattcatgagcTTGTCAATTGATGATTTATGGGAAGTATTTAGGCAGTGAACTAATCGCAGTGCCTTATCCTAGCTGTATGAATAAGACAACCCTCGACACATCCAtccatatatatgtatgcatgtatTTAATGCAAACTATATTGTTAAATGCTAATGCCACTTTCTGGTTTAAAGTTGATGATGtagataattattttttatgagaaCGCTGTCTTGAGAATTCCTTGTCTTAACATCTTAAACTTTTTTCTTAGGGGGCCTCTATCATCTGctatttgtgtttaatattAATACCAGCTTGCTAAGATGGTATGAGCTGATTGAACTAAATTGTCTTATTCACAAGAAATGCAGATTGAGAAGAGAATGGAGAAGCTGAAAAAAGGAAAGGCAAAAGACTCACAAACCAAAGCTAAGGTATAGTTTTATCCAATGCTAACTTACTGTACAGTGCACAAATATGTGCTATCATCACACTATATCCCCTCAATATTTTTTTCTCCTTTATTTCCCAAATTATTAAGGTTGTACAAAATCATAGACTCAGAGTTCTAATTTCAGGAGGAAACAGAAAGGTCCACCTTAGACAAAATTCAGAATGCACTGATGGATGGAAAACCAGCACGATCAGTCGCTTTAACAGATTTGGAAAAAGATGCTGTGAAGCATCTTTGCTTGCTTACAATGAAACCTATTATATATGTTGCTAATGTTGCAGAATCTGATCTAGCTGAACCTGAGCTTAATCCTCACGTCAAAGAAGTGATGAATCTTGCTCCTGAGTTGCAATCTGGAGTTGTGACTATTTCTGCACAGGTTTGGTGATACATGAGAAC
Encoded proteins:
- the LOC126587574 gene encoding uncharacterized protein LOC126587574, encoding MARIGLCSQLLPSLLVPLKQRNHQQLMGVIATGFGRRRRFSAGSSSKISMSLKAGIVGLPNVGKSTLFNAVVENGKAQAANFPFCTIEPNVGIVAVPDPRLSVLSDLSKSQRAVPASIELVDIAGLVKGASQGEGLGNKFLSNIREVDSILQVVRCFEDNDVVHVSGKVDPKADIDVINLELIFSDLDQIEKRMEKLKKGKAKDSQTKAKEETERSTLDKIQNALMDGKPARSVALTDLEKDAVKHLCLLTMKPIIYVANVAESDLAEPELNPHVKEVMNLAPELQSGVVTISAQVESELTELPYEERTEFLESLGVGESGLGNLIRATYSVLGLRTYFTSGEKETKAWTILAGMTAPQAAGVIHSDFEKGFIRAETVAYDDFVAAGSLAAARERGVLRSEGKDYIVQEGDVMLFRFNV